aaaatagagcgaaaaaccaacatcaaagacctgggagtgatcatgtcggaggatctcaccttcaaggatcataaccttgtatcaatcgcatctgctagaaaaatgacatgatggataatgagaaccttcaaaactagggaggccaagcccatgatggcactcttcaggtcacttgttctatctagactggaatattgctgcacactaacaccacctttcaaggcaggtgaaattgctgacctagaaaatgtacagagaaccttcacagcatgcataacggagataaaacacctcaattactgggagctcttgaagttcctgaacctgtactccttggaatgcaggcgggagagatacatgattatatacacctggaaaatcctagagggactagtaccgaacttgcacacaaaaatcactcacaacgaaagcaaaagactcggcagacgatgcaacatccccccaatgaaaagcaggggtgtcactagcacgttaagagacaatacaataagtgtcaggggcctgagactgttcagctgcctcccagcatacataagggggattaccaatagacccctggctgtcttcaagcaggcactggacaagcatctaaagtcggtacctgaccagccgggctgtggctcgtacgttggattgcgtacagccagcagcaacagcctggttgatcaggctctgatccaccatgaggcttggtcacagaccagcccgtgggggctttgacccctggaactctcttcaggtaaactccagccccttgctcccagcattttagtcgcctcttgtgacacacatggcttttggaattcttttccacttccctgatTGGTTTATTGGATTTAAAGCCTATGGACTGACTGATACTTCAGTATTTtacctaaattaaaaaaaaaaataattatagtaCATGTTCCTCCAGTGTCAAAACTCAAATCTTTACTCCAGTAAAAGACTTTACCCTCTCCAAGAAAGTGAAATTTGTTTTCTTTCTTTGTTCAGCTGaatggggaaggcagtgtgacaTGGGAGCAGCTGCTGGAGGTGTGTCAGGCTATGGGTGTGGCTGAAGAAACAGCTCAGGATGCATGGCACAGGGCTGGTGGCGGCGATGGTGGCACCGTAGAGTGGGACCACATCCTTTCTCATATTGCTGCTCTCTCAACTCACGTAAGTATTATTATATTCAGTGGGAAATTCTAAACCCTTAGGAGTCAACACATTTGCATAACCTTTCAATTTAATATTAACCCCCTTTGCTATGACATACCCTGAAAATcagtttcatgtgtgtgtgtggtaagatTGTGAAAAAAAGGCTTGCAGactgaaagtttttatttttatgaATTTAATAAGACTAAAATACTAAATGGAATCTGGCAAAACTGAAGATTTCATGGCATTTTATTgcactccctagaacgcaggcaggagagatacattattatatacacttgtaaaatcctagagggattagtaccaaacttgcacacgaaaatcactccctatgaaatttatatattataataaaaaaagaagcgctaagccacaaggactatacagcgctgcagggcaggaaggaagcgagggcatcaggtggcaaaagggagatggatgagtaataggttacggataacagcggggtagtggatggtgaaagggtaaagggcagcaagagactgaactagaaagggctgaggggagtgcgaaaagtatcatcagagtttgtggagtaaatcagtcattgtcaagaagtcaatgagagagtcaggattaaaggacagtccatcagcaagaagggaaggtaaagagagagtagtagaacgaagacgacgttggaggtaaatactgcgtgctcgttgatagagagggcagtctaacagaatgtggctaatcgatactggaacttgacactgctcacagagaggaacagggtgcctctccatgagatacccatgagtaagacgagtgtggccaatgcgaaggcgggagagagtggtctcccaacctcggcactgatgacaagaagacggccagtaacctatgctcggtttaatagaatgaagtttgttaccgagcagagttgaccaacgttgttgccaacgggtgtgaaggtgggtagctattgcagcaaaatagtccagaactggaacacctcgataggaaattggtaggtcatgtactgctgatcgcgcagcagtgtctgcctgttcattgccctgtacgtcgacatgaccagggacccaacaaaaaacaatacctttatgtttggtagagatacggcgtagccaaagttggatacggagaactaggggatgagatgtatcaaattttcgtatagcctgtagagcactaagggagtctgagactactacaaatgatgacacaggcagagatgcgatacgaataagtgctgcaagaatggcatacagttcagcagtaaaaatggtagctgaagatagtaaatgcccccgcacgacgctgtccggaaacactgctgcgaatccgacgccgtctgaagacttagagccatctgtgtacacagcggtggcatgagaatgggagtggaagtgatcaagaaaaagagagcgagaagccaccataggcagttgagctttcgagcaagggagtgagaaagaacagacctgaacagctggaacttcccaggggaatagggaaaagtgagatgctacatgaacatataaaggtggtaactgaagggaagacaagagtgaatgtaggcgaagagaaaagggacggagcaaacaggggcggcgaacgaataaagaatgtctactaatatcggtgaccattctataaatggaaggattgtgtagatcgtgagagcgtacatagtagcgaaggcaatgggcatcacggcgatcagacaaggatggaacattcgcttctgtatagaggctctcaacaggagaagagcgaaaagcaccaaggcacaaacgtaatccttggtgatggatagagttaaggctagagagagtagcaggagaggccgcggaataaatctggtcaccataattgagtttcgataaaacgagggctgaatgtaggcgaagcagagttcgacgatcagctccccaggaaagatgagcaagggttttaagaaggtttagccggctgtgacaagttgccttcagagaggtaatgtgaggtttccaggataacctacggtcaaagagaaggcctagaaacctgactgtatcacgttcggggatacaggagccatagagatacaaaggatgatcggagataacagagcgtctagtgaaagtaatttggtgagttttggtacttgaaaatttaaacccatgcatggtggcccaagtggaaacacggtcgaccgcatgctggagagaaactgcaataagatgacagtcagcgcctgcacaagcaatagtgaagtcatcaacatagagtgatgaccaaatattgggtggaagaacagaggccaaatcatttatagcaaggagaaaaagtgttgtgcttagaacacatccctgagggacaccttcagcttggacgaagtccggggaaagaacattattgactcgaacacggaaatgtctgtcagttaaaaagttcttaaggaaggatggtagattgcctcggaggcctaaggaatgggcctgggccaaaatattatacctccaagttgtgtcatatgccttctcaaggtcaaaaaatatggcaataactgagtgattattcgcaaaggcattacgaacatacgtatccagctccctatgaaagcaaaaggctcggtcggcgatgcaacatccccgcaatgaaaggtaggggtgccactagcacgataagagacaacacaataaatgtcaagggcccaagactgttcaactgccttccagcatacataagggggattaccaatacacccctggccatcttcaagaaggcactgaacagacacctaaagtcagtacctgaccagccgcgctgtggttcatacgtcgggttgtgtgcagccaacagcaacagcctggttgatcacgccctgacccaccatgaggcctggtcacagaccaggccgcgggggcagtgacccccgaaaccctctccaggtacactccaggttaaCGTTGGCGAAAAAATAAGCCCttgtcagcaacagcagcataaaTGTGCAAGTGATATTTCCGTTTTTCAATTTATTGATTGTCTTTCACTTTTAATTCACTTTGATTGTCTTTCACTTTTAGATTGTATTTAATGTTCAACGCTCTGTACACTATCTTCTAACAATATTAGATGTATTTCAAGGTGTTTTATTACTTCAAACGTGGGTAAATGCTTAGCCTGACGAATATTACTCCACTTTGAATGtgcagtatattattattattacaatcaagggggaagcgctaaacccggaggaaaATGTGCAGTATAAATTGGTTCAAATAATTTTTTCTTCTATTTGTTTTACAATTTTGGTCTTGTAACACTGTGTACAAGGAATACTTATTTTACTTCAATGTGCAATACTCTTTGAAACATGAAATAAGTTACATTGTTTCACtatactgggttatcctaggataattATGTTATATATTTAGGTTGAATAACAATGATTATGTACaagtaaggtgaaagtgttgaatgatgataaaagtattttctttttgttgattttctttctttttgggtcaccctgcctcagtgggagaaggctgacttgttaaaaataaaaaaaaaaaataaaatttaggtCGAGGGAATATCTTGGTTATATAAACAAAGTAATCCCTGTGTCCATAACACCTGTGCGCCTTCAAGGTGTAATACTCGTCGAAACATGGACACAAGTCACATTGTTTCATTATACTGGGTTATCCTAAGCTAAATCTATAGTATAAGTTTTGGCTGAATTTCACTATTAATATCATGAAATTGTACTGAATTTGGAATGAATAAGCCATCTTCCTGCTAGTTTCACACCCTGTTTGCTGGTAGGGAAGTTGCCCAAGGCATAAGTCATTGGCTATATGACTAAAATTTCAGCCATTAATGACTGACCTGGTAACTCACTAGACTTAAATCAGACTGAAAACATGAGGAAATGTGTAAGCTTCGTGGCATGGACATGTCCACTATCCCCAAATGCTGGAGTTCCatcaggcaggtgtgggagggtagCAACTTTTCAGTCCTCCGTACTTTAATCCTATCAATTCCTAGGAGATATAAGGAGTGCATCAAAAGGAAGGGTAATTCTATGAAATACTAGGTTAAGTAACCCACACATACTTTATTTTGTGAGCACAGTTAAAACATTTTTAACTAGATATTTGATTATGAGGTGTGCAGGGCAGGGAGTGAACTCTAAAGGGGTGGGGATGTAGCAGTCAGAGGGTAATTTAATTGTAATGTAAGCACACACTGTGTAAACTGAAAGTACAGTAGGACCCCTCCTATCCATGGATTCGGTATctgtttcagttatccacggtttactgtggcccaataataacccttaattttgcttaataatggtccCAAACcacaaaagtagtgatgctgaaagttcttcaaagcctaagagaagctatGAAATGTTTCCCAGTTTCATCAGTGAAAGTGCTAATTCTAGGCTTATTTTgcttaatttatcaattaaactttctCATAGGTATGTATGCAAACAAAAAATGATTGATATATAGTTTGCTACTACCTGTGGTTTCGGGTATCCACAGTAGGTCTTGGAACATATCCCCCTCCCTACTATATTTAGTGTACAATAAAGTACAGTATGAAAGTGCTCTCTTGCTATTTTTAACATGCTGATTTAACAGACATTTGCAGAATCCCTCATTAATCCATCATATCGAGGTTTTATTGTACTTGCACAAGGTATAAATAATTACATTTAAACCGTTTTCAGTCAATGTTGGAGGCTCTGCAGCTGGTGATGCTAACACTATCTGATGATCCTGTGGGCCACAGGGTTCAGTGCGGtacactactggatcactaccacCGCCTTCACACCCATACCAACATCACACCCACAGACCAGTATACCGAGGCAGTCAATTATTTAAATGATATTGCTAACTACCAAGATGGATTACTTTCACCAAGCGACCTCTCACGATCATCCTGTCCACCACTTCAGTAATTCCAATGTTGCACATCATAGTGTCTGTGTAGCTTACTGATGTGCATTTGGTAAAATGAACATATTAATTCCAGGAAATCTCCTTTGAAGGGTATATGGGAGATTATTGTACTGTATTTACTAACTGTATAGAAGTTACATATTGAATCATACAAAGCCCACAAATTGGAAGTAAAATGATTCAAGTTTTGTTCACTGTTGGATCATGACTTTTAAATTTGTGGGCTtttattaatctgttccagctatggtacttTAGCATATTTTAAATACTAAATGAAGTAAATAGAGTAACACACACTGTTTATTCCTATCTTTGACGTCTTGCTCCCTCAGATCTAAAAAGGTAACTTAAATATCAACCACTGGCTATTTGACAAAGTACAGTAGAAACCCCCATATCCACTGATTTGGTATCCACAGTTTCAGCTATTcacagtttactgtggcccaaagatacctcttaattttgcataataatggccccaaagtgcaaagtagagaagctggcagttcttcaaagcctaagacaAGCCCTGAAGTGCTTACCATCTTCCCACTTTGTAACAGGTATGTGTAGGACTTGTATGTCGGGTTTCCTACTATCAGcggcaggtccttggaacgtaTCCCCAGTGGATACGAGGGTCCTACTGTACCTAAAACTAATAGTTTAATCTTATAAAAGAaatgttaaaattttttaaacctcaaatacaaaaaaaattaatGGTGTCATTGTACCACTGTTTACTGTCTTGCTTATTTCTTCCACCATTACACCATTACTATTAATTTTTGCCAAACTGAAAGCCTTTCTACTTTTTATTAGTTCTTCCTATTTACTTTATCATGTTTACTGAAGGCAGTCACATGTCTCAATTGTGAATAGTTATATCACAATTCTGAAAAGTTTCAGGCAGTCGCTCAGAAGTCAAAGTTTTCAAAATATGTGGGAAGCTCATGGCAATCGATGAAGGCGTCAGAAGTACATAAAACAAAAATGTATTTTCATAGTTGTATCAACATTTATTGTTAGTGAATAATTTTTGGTGTACAgtatatttcacaaaaaaattaagtcaaattttaatttttaattatgtGCAATTGTTTTTTAATTACTCTGCAACAGTATTATACAGCACACACACTTGTATTTTTGTAATTTAACACAACTTGGCAATCAGATACTATCCTCCACAGAAACATCTTCAATTTTGTCAGTGTGtacaataattacaatatttCAGAAAATATTTGATAATTGTCATCTCCAATATTAAAGTTTTTAGTATTCAAGTCACCAAATTTCACAGCTGCTTTGTTCTAATATAAGTATCATATAATTTTTAATGTTTGCTAAATTGTCCCATATCTAGGAAATTTATAATCAAACCACTTAATACGATATTGTCTGAAACAAATTTGCTTATAGCtcaatgataataaaataaatatatttttcagtTTTATTACACAAAAAGACAGTGGGGTACCTTACTGCAACCATAATTCAGTCCACATGTTGGGCACTGAATTAAAATGGCACAGTATTAACTGTTCTCCCAATACATGTCATTCACAAGTAATTAATCTTAAATCACTTAATGTCAATGATACTTTGAAAGTTCCAGATTAACTACATCATGTGTGTAAACAGTCTAACCTTATTATTCTATCCATCACACTGCTTGATGTATCAGTGTTTAATTCTCATAGTTAATAATACATTcttattccatttgcatcagcTATTAATCATACTATCTAAATTACTATATTTTTTTACGTGAAAGTGATGCACCACATACTCGAGCAATGTTTGAGAAATTGTCATTTTCTACTAAGAAACAGTGACCCAAAGACATTGAACATTGTTCAATCCCTAGCGGTTTTTCAAAAGTGCATGGACATTGCAACTCAAATGTTCAACTGAACCTCAACATCCCcttccatccttcagtgtgtagtCACTGTACTGTGGGGAAATATACACCTTTACTGAAAATGTTTGTCCTTTAACTTAGATCACTTCAAATACACAAGTATGAGAAGAGGCATGTTATACGTAGGAGAAGGCAATAGTGATACTAGGAgtaggcagcagtggtggcagcattgTTAAtaactggtggtagtactagtaggtaAAGGATGCTGGAAGTGGAGAAGGGTTTGTTCTAGGGCTATGTCATGTGGCTGTCTTATAGATGTGTGTTCTAATATCATATAGGCTAATTTTACAGAAATAAAACTAATAGCTTTTTGAATGATGGTGTTGGTAGAAGCAGCAATAGGTAAAGTTTTACACCATCATAGCCTTAGAGATCTGGTTCTCAGTAGATCAGTTAAGCATCTTGCGAAAGCATGAGGTGTCCCTTAGCTTTTCTGTATGAGACAATCATTGCCAGAGTCATCCCTGTTGCAGTTTTCATTTTTATAATTTTGTCTTGTAATGACTGGAGGTAATGGTATACAAAAGgagttttaggggcttgagcatccagcaggcttgtatgACCATGTTTGACAGTAGCGATTTTTTAAGAGTGATTGTTAgtggatgtgctgttggagtgtgaacagggtaacttttatgaaggaattcagcaATACTGttgagccagacttgagtcctttaTGTAAAAagaacagtggctgcactctggaggagggatggGGGATGTTAGTCACAGGGGTAATCCAATTGTGaagtcagcacacttctggaaagactaTGATCGAGTGATTGCATTTTCCTCTttaggtcacccttccttggcAGGAGATAGCcactgaattaaaaaaaaaatcttttatgtTCTGACATCTAACTAAAAGACTAGGATGTTATCCACACAACAAAGTCTGGCCCAGTCACTTCAACATCAACATGAGGAACCAACACATGGCATCCTCTGATGTTACTCCCTTCTTTACTAATGTTTCCATTAAATCTTGAAATGATATTCTCCACATTATGATCACTGATGAACACAATCTTTTGTCCCACCTAGATTTCATAGCCTTGGTGGACCTATGTAAACTTCCAATCTTCTGCTTTGAAAACAAATCTCTCAATGGTCATGGGCAGGCCAAGTGCTGTCCTGGCCAATTTCTTTATAGAAAACCTTCACACAGCTCTGGTATGTGGATAACCTAGGCCTTTACCCCAAGACATCCAAACATCCAAGAACTTCTACATCAGGTGAACAACGTAGAAATATCAAGTTTACAGCTGAACTCTTAAAACAAAGATTCCCATCCTCTACACTTTCCTCTCTAGagcacccaagaaagataatgtCCTTCAAGGTTTATAGGAAGCCTTCCAACAAGAATGACttgaacactttttttttttttttgcaccatGATTCTTGCACCAAGTGCAGGGTGGTTGTAGGTTTTTGTCTGAGAGGTCTACGTATTTCTAACAGTTCTTGGGAAAGGAATGCTCTTGCATTCAACAAACATTTACTTCTCTTCAtttcccctttcattttatccAGAATTGCAGATGCAGAGTTCAAATCATTCTACACAATCCACCAACTGCCAGAGGTAACTAATATTTTGTTGCATTGATGTAGCCAAATATACCAGATGAGCTCTTGCCATAAGTAATATCCAAGTCATCATTATTAATACCACTAAAATTGATGACCTTACTGAGAAAAACTCCATTTAATATTCCCTCTAAGGAAATAGGAGTATACACCATACCTGTAGGCAATGTCACAAGGTTTATGCTGGGAAAAAACTGGGAGACCTGTCCACTTGAATTCCCACAGCAGAAATGACACTAGCAATGCTGGTAGAATTCAAACATGAAAGAACATCTTGTACATTGGCAGAAATATCAAACTGATCTACTGAGAAAAGCTACAAGTTAACATTTTTGTTATCCCATATAATTTTAGAACATACTTCCATGAGACAGCAATGTGACAGCCACAAGATAAACCCTTCTCCATTTCCTGCAATGTTCAACTACTATCAGTTACTATTAATACTgccactattgctgctactatccCCTGGGCCTGTATATAGCCTATCTCCTCTCATACTCCTCATGTACTGGAAATAATCCAAGCCCAAGGGCTGAAATGTTTTCAATAAAGATTTCTTCAGTGAATGCATTTGTGTATTTTCCTCAGGTTATTAGGGATCATCTGCCTTCTTACTAAGCACTACACTATACTCTCCTCCTCCAGAATGTGGATCTGGTTAATTGGTTTTTTTCTCAAGTCCCTTCATAGATATCTTACGCTCTAACATCACGTTAAATTCAACCctctcctcccacccccccccccccacacacacacatacatacatacacatacacacacacatcactactcAATCTGATGTGTCTGAAAATGAACATTAAAACTGTATACTGCATTCCACAAGGGATGCTTCCATACTTGCTTAAATTCTGAAGATGTAACTTTACTTAACATCCTCCTTAGCCCCTTTGCAGTTATACGATCAAATGTCAGCATtgataaaaacaaaacaaaaaataaagCCTCTGATTTTTTGCCCAAGCACTGCTTCCCATTAACTATTTTCCTTCCTATAATTATGACTAATAACTTACTGAATGAAATGATAGAGACCTTTTAAAGAGCAAAGCAAATTCATATTCCTAGCCTAAACCATTATCTTAATTTAGTCAGTAGAATATCAACCAACCTCCTTTATATATGCAAGTTTTTTTTGCCAAAGAATATGACCCCCAAATTATGTCTTCACATTTCAATTGTGGAACTAGGAAAATATTCATATGGAGGCTTTCTAACAGCACTTAAATCTTATTAACTTTCAACCCATTTCTGAAACAGTAAAACTCATAGTCTGTAATCATTGATAAATGAAATTTATTGGGAAATTCAAAACATATAGTGAAGAAAACTCTTCACTAAAGGGACTCTTGATGTGGATATAAAGCTGGAAGTCTAGTCCAACCATAAGGGCGAACTTTGTACACGAGATGTGATCCATGTGCTTGGTATGTACACTTACAAACGGTCATGAAGTCTGCCATTACGGCacacaatattatctaacaaaTGTAATGAACTTATTAATAAAGATGAGATAATGCAAAATGATAACAAATGATTAGGATTACAGGCGATGTTAACAAATGCAAATAAAATATACCATTATTTATACAACTGTCCATAGGACAATTAGGCCTACCTTACACTCCCCTATGTAGCCTTGTACTGTGCCCATCATATTACAACTTCCAAAGTAATATACTTATTCATCAATTTATAACCCACCCTAAATTCCTGTCCTACCTTGCATTGCAGTACTCAGCTCTTATTTCAACTCTGTAGTGTATCTGTCATAGCACAAGCCTTAACCCCCCAACAAATGCAAAGCCATTATCCTGCTTATTTAACTAAATTACCTTTGCACTCAATTTCTGAAACCTAGCAGTAAAGCTCAGCATTAATACTACTATTATATATTTATAACATCTCCCACTGACTATGAACCAAGGTATTTAATAGTCTTACTATAAAAAGCTAGAAACTATTGTGCTTgcatttcaatcacaaggagaattTCCAAGAATAAACACTAACTGAATTTTATGAATTTACAAAATACACAAGCAAATAAGAGTCTCTAGCTTTTTACAGGTATTTGATGTTGCATTTCATGCATAGGTAAAGCAGTGgtcctgaaaaaaaaattaaaataataataatgaaaaacagGCAAGTGTAAACCTATAAAAACAACAGCCCATGCAATTGGGTCTCTTAAATTGAGAAAGAAATCTTAGGACGAGTATTATTCTTTCCAAGGATGATCTTTTGCTCCTCACGCGTTCgtttctcctgctctctcttaaTCCTCTGCCGCTCCTCATCTATTTTCCGTTGTTCCTCCACCATCTGCAGCTGCTGCTCAGCCTGGTATAAGAGAAGCTGTTACTGATCCTAAATTTACTAGGAGTATCCTAGGAATATAATGCAAATGTTGTGCTTTACAGCCAGTCAAAAAAGCTAAAATTTTATAAAAATAGTTCATATTTTTTTATGGATTGACAAAAATGTTCATACAAATCAATATGAAATGCAAATTTAGCTCTTATCAAACTTAGCTTAACTGCCTGAGGTCACTAACTGTTAGTACTGTACCTATATTACCTATCAATGAAATCATTAATTTTATGATTGGCTAATTTTTCAGTTAGCATACCATCTGTGTACAACAAAATGATCGCTGCTGAATAAACCAAGTTGGCATATTCTGCTTAAAGAGAACA
Above is a window of Cherax quadricarinatus isolate ZL_2023a chromosome 24, ASM3850222v1, whole genome shotgun sequence DNA encoding:
- the LOC128690717 gene encoding ropporin-1-like protein isoform X1, which encodes MVVSTITEARVPASLPRILKDYTKSAIRTQPKDLLIWSVAYFRSMSKGTPPPVKERLEFPVPESSSGISPGVLRVLHRQLNGEGSVTWEQLLEVCQAMGVAEETAQDAWHRAGGGDGGTVEWDHILSHIAALSTHSMLEALQLVMLTLSDDPVGHRVQCGTLLDHYHRLHTHTNITPTDQYTEAVNYLNDIANYQDGLLSPSDLSRSSCPPLQ
- the LOC128690717 gene encoding ropporin-1-like protein isoform X2, encoding MVVSTITEARVPASLPRILKDYTKSAIRTQPKDLLIWSMSKGTPPPVKERLEFPVPESSSGISPGVLRVLHRQLNGEGSVTWEQLLEVCQAMGVAEETAQDAWHRAGGGDGGTVEWDHILSHIAALSTHSMLEALQLVMLTLSDDPVGHRVQCGTLLDHYHRLHTHTNITPTDQYTEAVNYLNDIANYQDGLLSPSDLSRSSCPPLQ